The Allochromatium tepidum genome has a window encoding:
- a CDS encoding superinfection immunity protein, giving the protein MDQHPSSDRAQGWRPSTWIAAIERRIPPVLIENLRRLGLRRGIPVFVLVWLLLLLAVDAIYPIDVRGWFISALLILFYLLPTWLAFDQGHRRRVLISVLNVLLGWTIIGWIGLLLWSMTRSHRDTQALHESETGALGTDA; this is encoded by the coding sequence ATGGATCAACACCCATCGTCCGACCGCGCCCAAGGTTGGCGCCCCAGCACCTGGATCGCCGCCATCGAGCGCCGCATTCCGCCGGTGCTCATCGAGAACCTGCGCCGCCTCGGTCTGAGACGCGGCATTCCGGTCTTCGTCCTGGTCTGGCTGCTTCTGCTGCTGGCCGTCGACGCGATCTATCCGATCGATGTTCGCGGATGGTTCATCTCCGCGCTCCTGATCCTGTTCTATCTGCTGCCGACCTGGCTGGCGTTCGACCAGGGCCACCGCCGGCGCGTGCTCATCAGTGTGCTCAACGTCCTGCTCGGCTGGACGATCATCGGTTGGATCGGCTTGCTGCTCTGGTCGATGACCCGGAGTCATCGCGATACCCAGGCACTTCACGAATCGGAGACCGGCGCGCTCGGCACGGACGCCTAG
- the fusA gene encoding elongation factor G, whose amino-acid sequence MSDYNAEDVRNIALVGHAGSGKTTLVEALLAATGVINVPGNVTKGTTVCDFDPMEKELQHSLDAAITSFTTSGKHINLIDTPGYPDFLGRSLSVLPAVETAALVINAQAGIESMTTRLMKAADNRHLCRLIIVNQIDAEHVDLAQVTEQIRETFGPECLPINLPADGGKRVVDCFFQPSGGPTDFSSVEEAHSRIIDQVVEVDEDLMALYLEQGQELQPEQLHAPFEAALREAHLMPICYVSAQTGAGIPELLEIMARLMPNPAEGNPPPFLKGEGAAMEPVRVSPDPALHAVAHVFKILNDPYRGKIGIFRVHQGRITPASQLFVGDARKPFKVNHLYRVHGNDLIEVDEGVPGDILAVTRVDDIHFDAVLHDSHDEDHFHLTTMECPIPLFGLAINTSKRGDEQKLTDALNKLRSEDPCFHIEHNAGANETVVRGLGEAHLKVVLRRLTEQFHIDVETRPPSIPYRETIMGQAEGHHRHKKQTGGAGQFGEVYLRVEPKARGTGFEFVDAVVGGAIPGNFIPSIEKGVRQVLEEGVVAGYPLQDIRVTVYDGKYHPVDSKDIAFATAGRKAFIDAVLKAQPVILEPIVKIRITAQDSAMGDLAGDLSSRRGRINGSESKSRGRVVIEGEVPLAELEGYDARLKSLTGGEGTYGIELSHYDPVPGNIQKQMMDAYQRSED is encoded by the coding sequence ATGTCTGACTACAATGCCGAGGACGTCCGCAACATCGCCCTGGTCGGTCATGCCGGCTCCGGAAAGACCACCCTGGTGGAGGCGCTGCTCGCGGCCACCGGCGTCATCAACGTGCCCGGCAACGTGACCAAGGGCACCACGGTCTGCGACTTCGACCCCATGGAAAAGGAGTTGCAGCACTCGCTCGACGCCGCCATCACCAGCTTCACCACCAGCGGCAAGCACATCAACCTGATCGACACCCCCGGTTATCCCGATTTCCTCGGGCGCAGTCTCTCGGTGCTGCCGGCGGTCGAGACCGCCGCCCTGGTCATCAATGCCCAGGCCGGGATCGAGTCCATGACCACGCGCCTGATGAAGGCCGCCGACAACCGTCATCTGTGCCGGCTGATCATCGTCAACCAGATCGATGCCGAGCACGTCGATCTCGCCCAGGTGACCGAACAGATCCGCGAGACCTTCGGCCCAGAGTGTCTGCCGATCAACCTGCCGGCCGACGGCGGCAAGCGCGTCGTCGACTGCTTCTTCCAGCCCAGCGGCGGCCCCACGGACTTCTCCTCGGTCGAGGAGGCGCACAGCCGGATCATCGACCAGGTGGTCGAGGTCGACGAGGATCTCATGGCGCTCTATCTGGAGCAGGGCCAGGAACTCCAGCCCGAGCAGCTCCACGCCCCCTTCGAGGCGGCGCTGCGCGAGGCGCATCTGATGCCCATCTGCTATGTCTCGGCCCAGACCGGCGCCGGCATCCCTGAGCTGCTGGAGATCATGGCGCGCCTGATGCCGAATCCGGCCGAGGGCAACCCGCCGCCCTTCCTCAAGGGCGAGGGCGCGGCCATGGAGCCGGTGCGCGTCAGTCCGGATCCGGCGCTGCATGCCGTGGCCCATGTATTCAAGATCCTCAACGACCCCTATCGCGGCAAGATCGGCATCTTCCGCGTCCATCAGGGACGGATCACGCCCGCGAGTCAGCTCTTCGTCGGCGACGCGCGCAAGCCGTTCAAGGTCAATCATCTCTATCGCGTGCACGGCAATGATCTGATCGAGGTCGACGAGGGCGTACCGGGCGACATCCTGGCCGTCACCCGGGTCGACGACATCCATTTCGACGCCGTGCTGCACGATTCGCACGACGAAGACCATTTCCATCTGACCACGATGGAATGCCCGATCCCGCTGTTCGGACTGGCGATCAACACCAGCAAGCGCGGCGACGAGCAGAAGCTCACCGATGCGCTCAACAAGCTGCGCTCGGAAGACCCCTGCTTCCACATCGAGCACAACGCCGGCGCCAACGAGACCGTGGTGCGCGGACTCGGCGAGGCCCATCTCAAGGTGGTGCTGCGACGGCTGACCGAGCAGTTCCATATCGACGTCGAGACCCGTCCGCCGAGCATCCCCTATCGCGAAACCATCATGGGCCAGGCCGAGGGGCATCATCGGCACAAGAAGCAGACCGGTGGTGCCGGCCAGTTCGGTGAGGTCTATCTGCGGGTCGAACCCAAGGCGCGCGGGACCGGATTCGAGTTCGTCGATGCCGTGGTCGGCGGGGCCATTCCGGGCAACTTCATCCCCTCGATCGAAAAGGGCGTGCGTCAGGTGCTGGAGGAAGGCGTCGTTGCCGGTTATCCGCTCCAGGACATCCGGGTCACGGTCTACGACGGCAAGTACCACCCGGTCGACTCCAAGGACATCGCCTTCGCCACCGCCGGACGCAAGGCGTTCATCGATGCCGTGCTCAAGGCCCAGCCGGTGATCCTGGAGCCGATCGTCAAGATCCGTATCACGGCCCAGGACAGCGCCATGGGCGATCTGGCCGGGGATCTGTCGAGCCGGCGCGGACGCATCAACGGCAGCGAGTCCAAGAGTCGCGGGCGCGTGGTCATCGAGGGCGAGGTGCCGCTGGCCGAGCTGGAGGGCTATGACGCGCGGCTCAAGTCGCTCACCGGCGGCGAGGGTACCTACGGCATCGAGCTGAGCCACTACGACCCGGTGCCGGGCAACATCCAGAAGCAGATGATGGATGCCTATCAGCGCAGCGAGGATTGA
- the pilV gene encoding type IV pilus modification protein PilV, whose amino-acid sequence MNKQNMNRQSGFTLIEVLVAVLVLALGLLGLAGLQANAVKTNHSALQRSQAVMLAYFMMDAMRANKAVAGAGSYNLGTPGTPDAPVCDAPTESDLVTHDQAHWFAALKENLGDAPTTCGLIACDASANCTVKVFWDDSRAGGSSAQTIEITSRL is encoded by the coding sequence ATGAACAAACAAAATATGAACAGACAAAGCGGATTCACCCTAATCGAAGTCCTCGTCGCCGTGTTGGTTTTGGCTTTAGGCTTGCTTGGGCTGGCGGGGCTGCAAGCCAATGCCGTAAAAACCAACCATAGCGCCTTGCAACGCAGTCAGGCAGTGATGCTGGCCTATTTCATGATGGACGCCATGCGCGCCAACAAAGCTGTCGCCGGCGCAGGCAGTTACAACCTTGGCACACCCGGCACTCCTGATGCCCCAGTATGTGACGCGCCCACCGAAAGTGACTTAGTTACTCACGATCAAGCTCACTGGTTTGCGGCGCTTAAGGAAAACCTAGGCGATGCTCCTACAACGTGCGGCCTGATCGCTTGCGATGCCAGTGCTAATTGCACCGTCAAGGTATTTTGGGACGACAGCCGTGCCGGCGGGTCCAGTGCGCAAACCATCGAGATCACAAGCCGACTATGA
- a CDS encoding pilus assembly PilX family protein, protein MKANSQTGTALIVSLILLLLVTLLGVAGIKSVALEEKMAGNSYDRSLVFQAAEYALRVGEAVAEVKSKTIPPNNGFPTYTDADDTCPTGAIDNCTSGLCPTPDKDCLPRWQDSSFTGWINASSVSSLAGTPQYFVEYLGGTFPCTDGGSSDPNNCKRYRITARSDPNLGNGRATVVLQSIYATD, encoded by the coding sequence ATGAAAGCCAATTCCCAAACCGGCACCGCCTTGATTGTCTCTCTGATACTGTTGCTGCTTGTTACCCTGCTGGGTGTAGCAGGCATCAAAAGCGTAGCTTTAGAGGAAAAAATGGCCGGCAACAGCTACGACCGCAGCCTTGTGTTTCAGGCGGCAGAATACGCCTTGCGGGTAGGCGAGGCCGTGGCCGAAGTCAAATCTAAAACCATTCCACCCAACAACGGCTTTCCCACCTACACCGATGCCGACGATACCTGTCCAACAGGCGCGATCGACAACTGCACGAGTGGCTTGTGCCCCACGCCAGACAAGGATTGCCTGCCCAGGTGGCAAGATTCCAGCTTTACCGGTTGGATCAACGCATCCTCGGTGAGCAGCCTGGCCGGTACGCCGCAGTATTTCGTCGAGTACTTGGGCGGCACTTTCCCCTGTACTGATGGCGGCAGCTCCGATCCCAATAACTGCAAGCGTTACCGCATCACCGCGCGCAGCGATCCAAATCTAGGCAACGGCCGCGCAACGGTGGTGTTACAGTCAATTTATGCGACGGATTGA
- a CDS encoding GspH/FimT family pseudopilin produces the protein MSYLPFFTLAQLAAPVWRRPMPACKPGKQRGLTLIELMVTLAVAVIILSMGIPSFQSMIQSNRLTSAANEFMAALNYARSEAIKRGQGIILCKTTTFTACTEGGNKWETGWMAFLDKDKNNKWSSGDEILRVWQALPAGYTLRPNNNFNNYLRYGPDGAANNLGTFALCYNNQTQGAKAIVITRLRPRLGKDSNGNQIPENDAGDISSCFISP, from the coding sequence ATGTCCTATTTGCCTTTTTTCACCCTAGCGCAACTGGCCGCCCCCGTGTGGCGCAGGCCAATGCCGGCCTGTAAGCCAGGCAAACAGCGCGGCTTGACCCTGATTGAATTGATGGTGACATTGGCGGTCGCCGTCATTATTTTGAGTATGGGCATACCCAGCTTTCAGAGCATGATCCAAAGCAACCGCCTGACCAGCGCGGCGAATGAATTCATGGCCGCGCTCAATTATGCCCGCTCCGAGGCGATCAAACGCGGGCAAGGCATCATCTTGTGCAAGACCACTACCTTCACTGCCTGTACCGAAGGCGGCAACAAGTGGGAGACGGGCTGGATGGCTTTTCTGGATAAGGACAAAAACAACAAGTGGAGTTCAGGTGATGAAATCCTGCGCGTCTGGCAAGCTTTGCCGGCCGGGTACACCTTAAGACCCAACAACAATTTTAACAATTACCTGCGTTACGGCCCGGACGGGGCCGCCAATAATTTGGGTACCTTCGCCCTTTGTTACAACAATCAAACCCAAGGCGCCAAGGCGATCGTCATCACGCGCCTGCGCCCCAGGCTGGGCAAGGACAGCAACGGCAACCAGATTCCTGAAAACGATGCGGGCGATATTTCGAGCTGTTTTATTTCTCCATGA
- a CDS encoding transposase: MSTTAQTSEAAASPKATYRITNWPAYDRALVARGDITFWFDQEAIEQHWTPEPTGKRGAPWRYSDWAIQMLLVLKQVFHVPYRATVPASGGPG, translated from the coding sequence ATGTCAACCACCGCCCAGACGAGCGAAGCGGCCGCCTCACCGAAGGCCACGTACCGGATCACCAACTGGCCGGCGTATGACCGCGCCCTGGTGGCGCGTGGTGACATCACGTTCTGGTTCGACCAAGAAGCGATCGAACAGCACTGGACGCCGGAACCAACGGGCAAGCGGGGTGCGCCTTGGCGCTACTCGGACTGGGCGATTCAGATGTTGTTGGTTTTGAAGCAAGTCTTCCACGTGCCCTATCGCGCAACGGTGCCGGCAAGCGGTGGACCTGGCTGA
- a CDS encoding OmpA family protein yields the protein MTHSPHPARLDRETTMSEPSKSNPQSSGQSFWKMITFALLFALIGVYILYNWYDDRLKAQIAEKDALIVQLSDRVKETEARRLAAEEGWNASRSEIDRLKAQFQTEKRDLNDQIRMLEEIKVGLGQDMEGIKAAHAAVLADERRKTAEVVAEKERLVEACEEIRAQLEAEREEVARLKADLGRVNDTIAEAATSHQKRIAELERHLNERVSLARTTPEDAEVLRTIQELGILGTPEGRTAEAQALADELAATKSQFEALYKDHEATRARLAESQTELQKVRMELELSHRDAVQADQAREALEKSARLEVELNAEREARAALQQQHEEAVDAHKAALAECEQRLAELQTALEAARTEAVDEDQEAERRAAAEARIQELESSLETARAEAEDSQATLNEALEQARTRLAELQQAAEAATQDENRALTEAQARIASLEAELEQARAQDGSDEALNAAQARIDALEAELETARRSPQSDAPSADQSEAAAELARLRALHTGFAQLNGTFTERGLLLSLAETELSFPTGQATLPAGELASLDRIAALLKAHPELTARIEGHTDSLGSAALNQSLSLQRAEAVRQALVERGVDEGRLTAEGLGPARPIADNATAEGRGKNRRVEVYILDRN from the coding sequence ATGACCCACTCTCCGCACCCGGCGCGGCTCGACCGGGAGACGACGATGTCCGAGCCGAGTAAGAGTAACCCTCAGTCCAGCGGGCAATCCTTCTGGAAGATGATCACCTTTGCCTTGCTCTTCGCCCTGATCGGCGTCTACATCCTCTACAACTGGTACGACGATCGCCTCAAGGCGCAGATCGCCGAGAAGGATGCGCTGATCGTGCAGCTCAGTGATCGTGTCAAGGAGACCGAGGCGCGACGCCTGGCCGCCGAGGAAGGCTGGAACGCCAGCCGCAGCGAGATCGATAGACTCAAGGCACAATTCCAGACCGAGAAACGCGATCTCAACGATCAGATCCGTATGCTCGAAGAGATCAAGGTCGGTCTGGGGCAGGACATGGAAGGCATCAAGGCCGCGCACGCGGCGGTGCTCGCCGACGAGCGGCGCAAGACCGCCGAGGTGGTGGCCGAGAAGGAGCGTCTCGTCGAAGCCTGTGAAGAGATCCGGGCGCAACTGGAGGCCGAGCGCGAGGAGGTGGCGAGGCTGAAGGCCGATCTGGGCCGGGTCAACGACACCATCGCCGAGGCCGCGACCAGTCATCAGAAGCGCATCGCCGAGCTGGAGCGTCATCTCAACGAGCGGGTGTCGCTCGCCCGCACCACGCCGGAGGATGCCGAGGTGCTCAGGACCATCCAGGAGCTGGGTATCCTGGGCACGCCCGAGGGCCGGACGGCCGAGGCCCAGGCGCTCGCCGACGAGCTGGCCGCCACCAAGTCGCAGTTCGAGGCGCTCTACAAGGATCATGAGGCCACACGGGCGCGCCTGGCCGAGTCCCAGACCGAGCTTCAGAAGGTGCGCATGGAGCTCGAATTGAGCCATCGCGATGCCGTGCAGGCCGATCAGGCCCGCGAGGCGCTGGAGAAGTCGGCCCGGCTCGAGGTCGAGCTGAATGCCGAGCGCGAGGCGCGCGCGGCCCTGCAACAGCAGCACGAAGAGGCCGTCGACGCGCATAAGGCCGCACTGGCCGAATGCGAGCAGCGGCTGGCCGAGCTGCAAACCGCGTTGGAGGCGGCGCGTACCGAGGCCGTTGACGAGGACCAGGAGGCGGAACGGCGCGCGGCGGCCGAGGCCCGTATCCAGGAGCTGGAATCCAGCCTGGAGACGGCACGCGCCGAGGCCGAGGACTCCCAGGCGACCCTGAACGAGGCACTGGAGCAGGCGCGTACCCGCTTGGCCGAATTGCAGCAGGCCGCCGAGGCGGCGACTCAGGACGAGAACCGGGCGCTGACCGAGGCGCAGGCACGCATCGCCTCGCTCGAGGCCGAACTGGAGCAGGCGCGCGCTCAGGACGGGAGCGATGAGGCCCTGAACGCGGCCCAGGCACGGATCGACGCGCTCGAAGCCGAGTTGGAGACGGCTCGCCGGTCGCCTCAATCCGATGCGCCTTCAGCCGACCAGAGCGAGGCCGCCGCCGAGCTGGCCCGTCTGCGAGCACTGCACACCGGTTTCGCCCAGCTCAACGGCACCTTCACCGAGCGCGGACTGCTCCTGAGTCTGGCCGAGACCGAGCTGAGCTTCCCCACAGGTCAGGCGACCCTGCCGGCCGGCGAGCTGGCGAGTCTGGATCGTATCGCCGCGCTTCTGAAGGCGCATCCCGAGCTGACCGCGCGCATCGAGGGCCATACCGACAGCCTCGGCAGTGCGGCGCTCAACCAGAGCCTGTCGCTCCAGCGCGCCGAGGCCGTGCGTCAGGCACTCGTCGAGCGCGGCGTGGACGAGGGGCGTCTGACGGCCGAGGGACTCGGGCCGGCGCGCCCGATCGCCGACAACGCGACGGCCGAGGGACGCGGCAAGAACCGTCGCGTCGAGGTCTATATCCTCGACCGTAACTGA
- a CDS encoding prepilin-type N-terminal cleavage/methylation domain-containing protein — protein sequence MKIQPLRYQRGFTLIELMISLVLGLLVVAGVIGLFLSNKQVYRQNENLARMQESARYAFEVMARDLREAGAIACNSNLPVANVLNGASSNWWSNWGDGIRGYENNDNTFPKAFDTGSNVAANRAPGTDAVIIWSGTLEDGVYITDHNPPSAQFKVNTTAHGFKDGDILMVCDSKQAAIFQVTNANSSNVTIVHNTGNTVSPGNCSKYLGFPVPAGCGSPPNPEPPAHAFENGGFISKLTAHAWYIGCNGRAACSDPGGRSLYRLILQNTSGTAGVTSEELAEGISDLQIEYLTRDASGTLASQYDAAAAVTDWKNVVAARLIFTFQTLERVGTNTQAISRNWYTVVSLRNRMPSTTPP from the coding sequence ATGAAGATTCAACCGCTACGATATCAACGTGGTTTCACCCTCATCGAACTCATGATCAGCCTGGTACTGGGGCTTTTGGTCGTAGCCGGTGTGATTGGCCTGTTTCTCTCCAACAAACAGGTGTACCGGCAGAACGAAAATCTGGCCCGCATGCAGGAAAGCGCCCGCTACGCTTTCGAAGTCATGGCCCGCGACCTGCGCGAAGCCGGCGCCATCGCCTGTAACAGCAATTTGCCGGTCGCCAACGTGCTCAACGGGGCCTCCAGCAACTGGTGGTCCAACTGGGGCGATGGTATCCGCGGTTACGAAAATAACGACAACACCTTTCCTAAAGCATTTGACACCGGTAGCAATGTTGCCGCCAACCGCGCGCCGGGAACCGATGCTGTGATCATTTGGAGCGGTACTCTGGAGGATGGGGTATACATCACGGACCATAACCCGCCTTCTGCCCAGTTTAAAGTCAATACTACCGCCCATGGATTCAAAGACGGCGACATCCTGATGGTCTGCGACTCCAAGCAGGCAGCTATTTTTCAGGTAACCAATGCCAACAGCAGCAATGTCACCATCGTCCACAACACCGGCAATACGGTCTCTCCCGGCAATTGCAGCAAATACCTGGGTTTTCCGGTACCAGCAGGCTGCGGCTCACCACCTAACCCCGAACCCCCTGCCCATGCTTTCGAAAACGGTGGCTTCATCAGCAAGCTCACTGCCCACGCTTGGTACATCGGCTGTAACGGCAGAGCCGCATGCAGCGATCCTGGGGGAAGGTCGTTGTATCGTCTCATTCTGCAAAACACAAGTGGCACGGCAGGGGTTACCAGTGAAGAGCTCGCCGAAGGCATCAGCGACCTACAAATCGAATATCTGACGCGCGACGCCAGCGGCACGCTTGCATCCCAATATGATGCTGCCGCGGCCGTCACCGATTGGAAAAACGTCGTTGCCGCAAGACTGATATTCACCTTCCAGACCCTGGAACGGGTAGGTACCAATACCCAGGCCATCAGTCGCAATTGGTACACCGTGGTTAGCTTGAGGAACCGCATGCCGTCAACTACCCCGCCCTGA
- a CDS encoding RNA-guided endonuclease InsQ/TnpB family protein, producing the protein MIVQRAYRYRFYPTEEQAEQLARSFGCARWIYNWGLQQRTDAFYQHGRRLYYKDLAGQLKVLKQAPDTAWLAEVSSVILQQALRHLDAAFARFFKKQAGYPAYKSRRGDQSCSYMRNGFTFRDGRLTLAKQREPLDIRWSRPLPKDAAPSSVTVTRTTGGKYYVSFLIEANVQPLPATTQETGIDLNVKELVLSTGRRFQPPKALKRLEQRKRRYQRACRRKVAAAKTALGLDPHAPLPKGTRLPISNNLHNAHKKVGRIMERQANVRRDWQHKTTTTIVRENQVIAMEDLYVRGLTAGAKGTAEQPGKRVRRKAGLNRAILDVGFGEIRRQIDYKAQWYGRTMVLIDRWYPSSQRCCRCGHLHRALRLSDRHWTCSACGTRHDRDLNAARNILAAGQAILQGADALRVHE; encoded by the coding sequence ATGATCGTTCAACGCGCCTACCGCTATCGTTTCTATCCGACGGAGGAGCAGGCCGAGCAGTTGGCCCGCTCGTTTGGCTGCGCGCGTTGGATCTATAACTGGGGTCTTCAGCAGCGCACCGACGCCTTCTATCAGCACGGCCGGCGCCTCTACTACAAAGACCTCGCCGGGCAACTGAAAGTCCTGAAGCAAGCCCCGGACACCGCCTGGCTCGCCGAGGTCTCCAGCGTCATCCTACAACAGGCGCTGCGGCATCTGGACGCGGCCTTCGCGCGGTTCTTCAAAAAACAGGCCGGATATCCGGCCTATAAGTCGCGCCGGGGCGATCAGTCCTGCTCCTACATGCGCAATGGCTTTACGTTCCGCGACGGGCGGCTGACCTTGGCTAAACAGCGCGAACCGCTCGACATCCGCTGGTCGCGGCCGTTACCGAAAGACGCGGCGCCGTCCTCTGTGACCGTCACCCGCACCACGGGCGGAAAATACTACGTCTCGTTCTTGATCGAGGCGAACGTCCAGCCGTTGCCGGCGACGACCCAGGAAACGGGTATTGACCTCAACGTCAAGGAACTGGTGCTGAGTACCGGCCGGCGCTTTCAGCCCCCCAAGGCGCTCAAGCGGCTCGAACAGCGCAAGCGGCGCTATCAACGCGCCTGCCGGCGTAAGGTCGCGGCGGCCAAGACGGCCCTGGGCCTAGATCCCCATGCGCCGCTGCCCAAAGGCACGCGCCTGCCGATCTCCAACAACCTGCACAACGCCCACAAAAAAGTGGGGCGCATCATGGAGCGCCAGGCCAATGTGCGCCGCGACTGGCAGCACAAAACCACTACCACCATCGTGCGCGAGAACCAAGTGATCGCGATGGAAGACCTCTACGTCCGGGGCCTGACCGCCGGCGCCAAGGGAACAGCCGAGCAGCCGGGGAAACGGGTTCGCCGGAAAGCGGGCCTCAACCGGGCGATCCTGGACGTGGGGTTCGGTGAAATCCGCCGTCAGATCGACTACAAGGCCCAATGGTACGGGCGCACCATGGTACTGATCGACCGCTGGTATCCGTCGAGTCAGCGCTGTTGCCGCTGCGGACACCTGCATCGGGCGCTGCGCCTGAGCGACCGCCACTGGACCTGTTCGGCGTGCGGCACGCGCCATGACCGCGATCTGAATGCGGCGCGCAACATCCTGGCGGCAGGCCAGGCCATCCTCCAGGGCGCGGACGCCCTGCGGGTGCATGAGTGA
- a CDS encoding glucan biosynthesis protein: MTLARLFGILALGSTLISGIPLWADDTPGLIEPAPSEGAPGAFTFAAVVRRAEELAAADYQPDRPALPDYLADLDYDQYRDVRFDRNESLWKAEGLPFQMQFFPRGFLFKDRVTVNVVEDGVSQVVPFRHDLFDYGKNQVPEEMPADLGFAGLRLLYPINRDDVFDEVVVFLGASYFRGVSKGLNYGITTRGLAIDTGLPTQEEFPIFREFWVFKPASDAVDITVFALLDSESVTGAYSFVIRPGIETVMDVKARLFVRRFVRRSVQKLGIAPLTSMFFHGENTDRFMDDFRPEVHDSDGLLVVNGTGERIWRPLVNPLGLRVSDFVAENPRSFGLFQRDRDFRNYEDLEAHYQNRPSALVEPIGDWGRGVVELVEIPSDAERYDNIVAYWMPERKPEPGEELKLEYRLRFAQDPEAGLLGGRAISTRIGAAGTDILDSSRRKFVVDFAGESLAQRAPKSGLEGETETEIEAVVTSTSGELSKPVVQWNPHTQGWRLFFELKPDGREPADLRAFLRQGNDVLSETWSYRWVRE, encoded by the coding sequence ATGACGCTCGCTCGACTGTTCGGAATCCTGGCTCTTGGATCTACATTGATTTCCGGCATACCACTGTGGGCGGACGACACCCCCGGTCTGATCGAGCCGGCGCCGAGTGAGGGCGCTCCCGGTGCCTTCACCTTCGCCGCCGTGGTCCGGCGTGCCGAGGAACTGGCCGCCGCCGACTACCAGCCCGACCGCCCGGCGCTCCCGGACTATCTCGCCGATCTGGACTACGACCAATATCGCGACGTTCGCTTCGACCGCAACGAGAGCCTGTGGAAGGCCGAGGGACTGCCGTTCCAGATGCAGTTCTTTCCACGCGGCTTCCTGTTCAAGGACCGGGTGACGGTCAACGTCGTCGAGGATGGCGTCTCCCAGGTCGTGCCCTTCCGGCACGATCTCTTCGACTACGGCAAGAACCAGGTTCCCGAGGAGATGCCGGCGGATCTCGGGTTCGCCGGGTTGCGTCTGCTCTATCCGATCAATCGGGACGACGTGTTCGATGAGGTCGTGGTCTTTCTGGGCGCGAGTTATTTCCGTGGCGTTTCCAAGGGTCTGAACTACGGCATCACGACGCGCGGACTGGCGATCGACACCGGGCTGCCCACCCAGGAGGAGTTCCCCATCTTCCGTGAGTTCTGGGTATTCAAGCCCGCATCCGATGCGGTCGACATCACGGTGTTCGCCCTGCTCGACAGCGAGAGCGTCACCGGCGCCTACAGCTTCGTGATCCGTCCGGGCATCGAGACGGTGATGGACGTCAAGGCGCGCCTGTTCGTGCGCCGGTTCGTGCGCCGGTCGGTGCAGAAACTCGGGATCGCGCCCCTGACCAGCATGTTCTTCCATGGCGAGAACACCGATCGCTTCATGGACGATTTCCGGCCCGAGGTCCACGACTCCGACGGCCTGTTGGTCGTGAACGGCACCGGTGAGCGCATCTGGCGTCCGCTGGTCAATCCGCTCGGTCTGCGCGTGAGCGATTTCGTCGCCGAGAATCCCCGGTCCTTCGGGCTGTTCCAGCGTGATCGTGATTTCCGCAATTACGAAGACCTGGAGGCGCACTATCAGAATCGTCCGAGCGCGCTCGTCGAGCCGATCGGCGACTGGGGCCGGGGTGTGGTCGAGCTGGTCGAGATCCCGAGCGACGCCGAGCGTTACGACAACATCGTTGCCTACTGGATGCCCGAGCGTAAGCCGGAGCCGGGCGAGGAGCTGAAGCTCGAATACCGTCTGCGTTTCGCCCAGGATCCCGAGGCCGGCTTGCTGGGCGGGCGGGCGATCTCGACCCGTATCGGTGCGGCCGGAACCGACATCCTGGATTCGAGCCGGCGCAAGTTCGTGGTCGACTTCGCCGGTGAGTCGCTCGCCCAGCGCGCCCCCAAGAGCGGGCTGGAGGGCGAGACCGAGACGGAGATCGAGGCCGTCGTCACCAGCACCTCGGGTGAGCTGTCCAAGCCGGTCGTACAGTGGAATCCGCACACCCAGGGCTGGCGGCTGTTCTTCGAGCTGAAGCCGGATGGGCGTGAGCCGGCGGATCTGCGCGCCTTCCTGCGTCAGGGCAATGACGTGCTCAGCGAGACTTGGAGCTACAGATGGGTTCGGGAGTGA